caggctggtctccaactcctgagctccagtgatcctcccgccttggcgtcccaaagtgttgggactacaatgcgagccaccatgcctgaactAATAGTTGTGTGTTAATCCTAATGTGAggctgtgcgcggtggctcacgcctgtaatcccagcactttgggaggccgaggcgggtggctcacctgaagtcgggagttcgagaccagcctgaccaacgtggagaaaccccatctctactaaaaataaaaaattagccaggcgtggtggcacgtgcctgtaagcccagctacttgggatgctgaggcagaagaatcgcttgaacccaggaggcggaggttgtggtgaaccaagatcacaatgttgtactccagcctgggcaacaagagcgaaactccgtctgaaaaaaaaacaaaaatcttgaagTGATACCACATCTGCCTTCATGTGTTGCATGCATCATTAACCCCCATCATGGGAGTAAGGGACTAATGTCAGGACTTGACAAAATATTGTTGTCAGTTAAATGGAGTAAAAACAGAGAGCAGTATGGCTTATAAAGCAGCTAAAACTGACGGATGAAGGCAATGCCCATAGAATAGAAGAATCTAAGAGCCTCACAGAAATTCGAaagtaaacattttcaaatgGCACGCATCAGAAGTAACCATACAAGCTATCCTCAATCGAAGGGTAAGGTCCACAGTCATCACTCTATAATGGCCTTGCATTTCTGCATCTTTTAATCTGATATAGTCTGAGCTGCAAGGTGAATTTAAGGAGAGCAATTTGTAAGTCGTAAGAGACTTTTATTCAGTTATGAGTTATCTTCCTGGGGCAAGGCCACTGTCATTTGCTGGATAGATGCTATTTCCCAAGCAGTCTCAgttctctgcttttttttctcctggaCTTGTTTTCCTTGTCAGAccactgaacatttttttcttgtgtttattttcccaccccaccccaatgTTGCCAGGATGATGAGGATGATAATGCAGGCACAGAGATGAAGATACTGCGGGGACATTGCGGACCAGTGTACAGCACGAGGTTCCTCGCGGACAGCTCAGGGTTGCTCTCTTGTTCTGAAGACATGTCCATCAGATACTGGGATCTGGGGAGTTTCACCAACACTGTGTTGTACCAAGGACATGCCTATCCTGTGTGGGATCTGGACATCAGTCCATATAGCCTGTACTTCGCCAGCGGGTCCCACGACCGCACCGCCAGGCTGTGGTCATTTGATCGGACGTACCCGCTGAGGATATATGCAGGACACCTGGCAGATGTGGACTGTGTCAAATTCCACCCTAATTCAAACTACTTGGCCACGGGCTCAACCGACAAGACCGTCCGGCTGTGGAGCGCTCAGCAGGGGAACTCGGTGAGGCTTTTCACAGGCCACCGCGGCCCCGTGCTTTCTCTAGCCTTCTCTCCCAACGGTAAGTACTTGGCATCTGCTGGCGAGGACCAGCGGTTGAAGCTGTGGGACTTGGCCTCTGGGACCCTTTATAAAGAGCTGAGAGGCCACACAGACAATATCACCAGCCTCACCTTCAGTCCAGACAGCGGCTTGATTGCCTCTGCCTCCATGGACAACTCGGTGCGCGTCTGGGACATCAGGAACACTTACGGCAGTGCACCTGCCGACGGCTCCTCCAGCGAGCTCGTGGGCGTGTACACCGGGCAGATGAGCAACGTCCTGAGCGTGCAGTTCATGGCCTGTAACCTTCTTCTGGTGACTGGAATTACACAAGAAAATCAGgaacattaattttttaactttatgggAACGGACTGGGGTAACGGTGGAAAGCCTCCAGTTGCAATCCTTTAATGAGCTGAGATTGAATCATTGACTGTGAAAgagccccctcctcccctctctcctggGCCCTCCTTCCGGGCAGGTCCCCCATCACTCAGCCCCGCAGTGTTGAAGGCCAAGGTTGGGGAGGGGGGCAGAAGCGAGGCAATGATGAGTGACCAATAATTAGGATGCCCTGGAGGTCACTCACAAGTCCTCATGAAGATCCTACCGTGACCTCGCGCATGCGAGCACCTTCCTGTCTCTGCCTCATTCTCCCCGTCTGACTGGGCCTGGGTTTGGTTAGAGGGTGGCTGTAGAGCACCCTCAGGAGAAGCGGTGCCACAGGGGTCACGCGTGGTCCAGCCCTCGGGTGCGAGGGAAGTCCTTGTTGGCAGAGGGATGCGGGGCGGGAacgaggaaaggggaggggatgaTCCTGGCAAATAGTCTTTCCTTTTCCGTAATTACAGAGAACCaggatttttttaattattgttattataattataattattattattattgagatgagGAAACCTAGCACTGGCAGAGGGCACCTTCTCTGCTTTTAATCTTTCAGGTTTGACTCCTGGCACTGGCTTTGATACTTGGAATTTTGAGGTTCAGGGAATTCAGAGAATTTGGTAGCACAGTGTATTGGGAGAAAGGGAAATTTCGGGTGACAGATTGATCACTCCGGCTGACATGTTTCTGGAAGCGGGTGGGTGGGTTTGATTGAGAACATTTTGGGCTCCTGCAGTGATGGTGggaaagaaaaattctttccataGCTGCACTTCTCTTAATAATTCTCTCCCCTCAAAAGAAAGATTATGATAAAGAATAATTTGGAGTAATAAGTAACAagatagaattagaaaaatgttGAATTTCCGAATCACCATTCAGAGGTGTGGCTTTTTCCACGTCTTTTTCTCCTGCAATGAACTGCTCCCACGTCCTGCACTGCAATACCAGTCTAATGAACACTTTGTGAAATGAATCGTAAGTATGTACGCACGCATATCAAACTATGCTCTGAGGATAAAGCAAGTTCTAATTTGTGGAAAAAGgattaaatatttctgttttctgaaaagagttattttgtattttgttttctattaaaatgtatttagtttcaaaaaaaaaaaaagtgttggcatCTCATTTCAACTCTGAGAACAGGCGGGTGAGTGTTCCGTCCTGGGATGGTATACCTCTCACCTCTCATCAGGGCAATAACCCGTCGGTTACCTAGGCCACACTGTCCCCAATGAAGGTGCATTTTTATCTGTTCTTGGATTCTGTTTAGCTTACTTTGAATCATGATTCCCTTAGTATTCACTTGGATTATTGATGGCATTTAATGCTATTTGTACATCCAAGATTGATAGTTGCTGACTGGAGACAACATGTATTTTACCATCTAGAGTCATTTGATGAGATCCTACTTCCCGCTTCCTTCAAAGACCCCACTATAAAATCTCCAAGGGGCATAAGAACTGGGCTGTTAAATAAATTCAAACTATGTATGGAACAATTCCAGATAAAGGGCTCATTCAAAGTAAAGTGAACttcaaaacataattttctcagccgggtgtagtggctcacatttgtaatcccagcactttgggaggctaaggagggcagatcacccaaggtcaggagtttgacaccagcctggccaacaatgcgaaaccttgtctctactaaaaatacaaaaattagcctggcgggcgcctgtaatcccagctactcagaaggctgaggcaaggagaatcacttgaacccgggaggcagaggttgcagtgagccaagatcaaatcaccgcactccagcctgggagacagagcaagcctgtctcaaaacaaacaaacaaacaaacaaaaaaaaaacagttttctgACAAGGACACCAAGAATCATTAAGAAATTAAGTAGGAAGACTAGAATtctagccattttttttttacttgaaccTACAACGCCGACTAATCAGAAatgtttcttatttataaaatccATGTATTTGAGACACTGGAAGAAGGGTCCTTTGGTAGTAGCCTGATGGCATCACCGTCCATGTGTTCTGCAAGTAAAGCCTGGTGTTCAAATGTGTTCTGATCTGTAATAAGCAAACTCTTAGGCAAGATGCTGTGGTATATTACCAGAAACAACAAAATCTCTAAGTTGGACGGAATTATTCTCTGAAGTGAAGGTATATCTCTGACAGAATGATTTGGAAAGGttttgtgtgtggggggcagTTAGTGCAGAATCTCCATTAAACACAAACTGTATGAGATG
This DNA window, taken from Macaca mulatta isolate MMU2019108-1 chromosome 1, T2T-MMU8v2.0, whole genome shotgun sequence, encodes the following:
- the TAF5L gene encoding TAF5-like RNA polymerase II p300/CBP-associated factor-associated factor 65 kDa subunit 5L isoform X2, translating into MPLLYPLFVYLHLNLVQNSPKSTVESFYSRFHGMFLQNASQKDVIEQLQTTQTIQDILSNFKLRAFLDNKYVVRLQEDSYNYLIRYLQSDNNTALCKVLTLHIHLDVQPAKRTDYQLYASGSSSRSENNGLEPPDMPSPILQNEAALEVLQESIKRVKDGPPSLTTICFYAFYNTEQLLNTAEISPDSKLLAAGFDNSCIKLWSLRSKKLKSEPHQVDVSRIHLACDILEEEDDEDDNAGTEMKILRGHCGPVYSTRFLADSSGLLSCSEDMSIRYWDLGSFTNTVLYQGHAYPVWDLDISPYSLYFASGSHDRTARLWSFDRTYPLRIYAGHLADVDCVKFHPNSNYLATGSTDKTVRLWSAQQGNSVRLFTGHRGPVLSLAFSPNGKYLASAGEDQRLKLWDLASGTLYKELRGHTDNITSLTFSPDSGLIASASMDNSVRVWDIRNTYGSAPADGSSSELVGVYTGQMSNVLSVQFMACNLLLVTGITQENQEH